One Clarias gariepinus isolate MV-2021 ecotype Netherlands chromosome 5, CGAR_prim_01v2, whole genome shotgun sequence genomic region harbors:
- the si:dkey-3d4.3 gene encoding actin-fragmin kinase isoform X1: MSKKTGSCLWTSVPQISPTPCDRYKHAICAYNGNVYLFGGRGKHSLKDFWKYNVVCNKWIELDCKDDNAPDELEEHSMVAHQGVLYIFGGLRDSAYSDTKTPFWLFDTAKEHWVYIEEKSPHSQNGPPANRKGHSAVVLRSSMLIYGGYIDMRGASQELWSFDTDSRLWSLLNITQAGPGPRHSHSAIVYQDYMYLYGGLQGLKEQRDLWRWCWNSHTWSCIRTFSGPSKLMGHSAVVYKDSMLLFGGGETQTAPTNCLWSLDLTTLTWEMLSSLPGSIAPMRIHHRCVGFGQKFQPRPPNYSSKELSISKSKDSTFRPFKNKCFPSIPIQLQPKENIELQNLHMGLKSKTYGNCLTFENHVAQKKRESEHLENETEDTMEVPMPDFLLILGGKPLKDQAAISLWQMTLGDS; the protein is encoded by the exons ATGAGCAAGAAGACCGGTTCCTGTCTGTGGACGTCTGTGCCTCAGATTTCTCCTACACCTTGTGACCGCTATAAGCATGCCATTTGTGCTTACAATGGGAATGTGTACCTGTTCGGAGGTAGAGGGAAGCACtcattaaaagatttttggAAATACAATGTGG TATGTAACAAGTGGATTGAGTTGGACTGTAAAGATGACAATGCACCTGATGAATTGGAGGAACACAGTATGGTAGCTCATCag GGTGTCCTCTACATTTTTGGAGGCTTGAGGGATTCAGCATATTCTGACACAAAAACACCTTTCTGGTTGTTTGACACAG CTAAAGAACACTGGGTCTACATAGAAGAGAAAAGTCCACATTCTCAA aatgGTCCACCAGCCAACAGAAAAGGACACAGTGCTGTTGTGTTGAGATCCTCTATGTTGATTTATGGTGGATACATTGACATGCGAGGGGCCTCACAGGAATTGTGGAGTTTCGATACAG ACTCCAGGCTATGGTCACTCTTAAATATTACTCAAGCGGGTCCTGGACCTCGACACAGCCACTCTGCCATCGTCTACCAGGACTACATGTACCTATATGGTGGTCTGCAAGGTTTGAAGGAGCAGAGGGACCTGTGGAGATGGTGCTGGAACAGCCATACTTGGTCCTGCATCAGAACCTT CTCAGGACCCTCTAAACTGATGGGCCACTCAGCTGTGGTGTACAAGGACAGCATGCTGCTCTTTGGTGGAGGAGAAACCCAGACTGCTCCCACTAACTGCTTGTGGAGTCTCGATCTTACAACACTAACGTGGGAAATGCTGTCTTCATTGCCAGGATCCATTGCCCCAATGCGAATTCACCACCGCTGTGTGGGTTTTGGGCAAAAATTCCAGCCCAGACCACCAAATTATAGCAGTAAAGAACTCTCCATATCCAAAAGCAAGGACAGCACATTTAGACCCTTCAAGAACAAGTGTTTTCCTTCCATTCCCATACAGTTGCAGCCTAAGGAGAACATAGAGCTACAAAATCTGCATATGGGCTTAAAAAGTAAGACATATGGGAACTGCCTCACATTTGAAAACCATGTTGCTCAAAAGAAGAGGGAAAGTGAGCACTTAGAAAATGAAACAGAGGACACTATGGAGGTCCCAATGCCTGACTTTCTCCTCATATTGGGAGGTAAACCTCTCAAAGACCAAGCTGCAATTTCATTGTGGCAAATGACTCTGGGAGATAGCTGA
- the si:dkey-3d4.3 gene encoding uncharacterized protein si:dkey-3d4.3 isoform X2, with product MVAHQGVLYIFGGLRDSAYSDTKTPFWLFDTAKEHWVYIEEKSPHSQNGPPANRKGHSAVVLRSSMLIYGGYIDMRGASQELWSFDTDSRLWSLLNITQAGPGPRHSHSAIVYQDYMYLYGGLQGLKEQRDLWRWCWNSHTWSCIRTFSGPSKLMGHSAVVYKDSMLLFGGGETQTAPTNCLWSLDLTTLTWEMLSSLPGSIAPMRIHHRCVGFGQKFQPRPPNYSSKELSISKSKDSTFRPFKNKCFPSIPIQLQPKENIELQNLHMGLKSKTYGNCLTFENHVAQKKRESEHLENETEDTMEVPMPDFLLILGGKPLKDQAAISLWQMTLGDS from the exons ATGGTAGCTCATCag GGTGTCCTCTACATTTTTGGAGGCTTGAGGGATTCAGCATATTCTGACACAAAAACACCTTTCTGGTTGTTTGACACAG CTAAAGAACACTGGGTCTACATAGAAGAGAAAAGTCCACATTCTCAA aatgGTCCACCAGCCAACAGAAAAGGACACAGTGCTGTTGTGTTGAGATCCTCTATGTTGATTTATGGTGGATACATTGACATGCGAGGGGCCTCACAGGAATTGTGGAGTTTCGATACAG ACTCCAGGCTATGGTCACTCTTAAATATTACTCAAGCGGGTCCTGGACCTCGACACAGCCACTCTGCCATCGTCTACCAGGACTACATGTACCTATATGGTGGTCTGCAAGGTTTGAAGGAGCAGAGGGACCTGTGGAGATGGTGCTGGAACAGCCATACTTGGTCCTGCATCAGAACCTT CTCAGGACCCTCTAAACTGATGGGCCACTCAGCTGTGGTGTACAAGGACAGCATGCTGCTCTTTGGTGGAGGAGAAACCCAGACTGCTCCCACTAACTGCTTGTGGAGTCTCGATCTTACAACACTAACGTGGGAAATGCTGTCTTCATTGCCAGGATCCATTGCCCCAATGCGAATTCACCACCGCTGTGTGGGTTTTGGGCAAAAATTCCAGCCCAGACCACCAAATTATAGCAGTAAAGAACTCTCCATATCCAAAAGCAAGGACAGCACATTTAGACCCTTCAAGAACAAGTGTTTTCCTTCCATTCCCATACAGTTGCAGCCTAAGGAGAACATAGAGCTACAAAATCTGCATATGGGCTTAAAAAGTAAGACATATGGGAACTGCCTCACATTTGAAAACCATGTTGCTCAAAAGAAGAGGGAAAGTGAGCACTTAGAAAATGAAACAGAGGACACTATGGAGGTCCCAATGCCTGACTTTCTCCTCATATTGGGAGGTAAACCTCTCAAAGACCAAGCTGCAATTTCATTGTGGCAAATGACTCTGGGAGATAGCTGA
- the ralba gene encoding ras-related protein Ral-B, translated as MAANKGKNQSSLALHKVIMVGSGGVGKSALTLQFMYDEFVEDYEPTKADSYRKKVVLDGEEVQIDILDTAGQEDYAAIRDNYFRSGEGFLLVFSITEQESFTATAEFREQILRVKAEEDKIPLLLVGNKSDLEERRQVSVDDARTKGEEWNVQYVETSAKTRANVDKVFFDLMREVRAKKMSENKDKNGKGKNKKNKKSFKERCCLL; from the exons ATGGCGGCCAACAAGGGGAAAAATCAGAGCTCCTTGGCATTGCACAAGGTCATCATGGTGGGCAGCGGTGGTGTAGGCAAGTCAGCTCTTACACTCCAGTTCATGTATGATGAG TTTGTTGAAGACTATGAGCCCACGAAAGCGGACAGTTATCGGAAAAAGGTTGTGCTGGATGGGGAGGAGGTACAGATCGATATTTTGGACACAGCTGGTCAGGAAGATTATGCAGCCATCCGAGACAACTATTTCCGCAGCGGAGAAGGTTTTCTGCTTGTATTCTCTATAACTGAACAAGAGTCTTTCACAGCCACAGCGGAATTCAG GGAGCAGATCCTGCGTGTCAAAGCCGAGGAGGATAAAATTCCACTGCTGCTGGTGGGGAATAAGTCTGACCTAGAAGAGCGCAGGCAGGTGTCTGTGGACGATGCCCGAACGAAGGGAGAGGAgtggaatgtacagtatgtggaaacTTCTGCTAAAACACGTGCCAATGTAGATAAG GTATTTTTTGACCTTATGAGGGAAGTACGAGCCAAGAAGATGTCAGAAAATAAGGacaaaaatggaaaaggaaagaacaagaagaacaaGAAAAGCTTCAAGGAACGGTGCTGTTTACTTTGA